In a single window of the Bufo bufo chromosome 5, aBufBuf1.1, whole genome shotgun sequence genome:
- the TSPAN13 gene encoding tetraspanin-13 → MVCGGFTCSKNSLCVLNLLYIMVSLLLIGIAAWGIGFGLISSLRVVGVAVAVGILLFLIALVGLIGAIKHHQVLLFFYMIILFLVFVVQFSVSCASLALNHEQQNQLLEMGWNHTATARSEIEKNLNCCGFHYFSVEEPCDAACYPSHNCTTCGSIIEKHAEDVLKVVGGIGFFFSFTEILGVWLTYRYRNQKDPRANPSAFL, encoded by the exons ATGGTGTGTGGTGGATTCACCTGCTCCAAGAACTCCTTATGTGTCCTCAACCTGCTGTATATT ATGGTCAGCCTCCTGCTGATCGGCATCGCCGCCTGGGGCATCGGATTCGGTCTCATCTCCAGCCTGCGAGTGGTCGGAGTCGCCGTCGCAGTCGGGATCCTCCTGTTCCTCATTGCCCTCGTAGGGTTAATTGGAGCCATTAAGCATCACCAGGTGTTACTGTTCTTT TACATGATCATCCTCTTCTTGGTGTTTGTCGTCCAGTTTTCCGTGTCTTGCGCTTCTCTGGCATTAAACCACGAGCAGCAG AACCAGCTCCTGGAGATGGGGTGGAACCACACAGCGACCGCGAGGTCCGAAATCGAGAAAAACTTAAACTGCTGCGGATTTCACTACTTTTCTGTGGAAGAGCCTTGTGACGCG GCTTGTTATCCGTCCCATAACTGCACAACATGCGGCTCCATCATCGAGAAGCACGCGGAGGATGTGCTGAAAGTGGTGGGAGGGATCGGCTTCTTCTTCAGCTTTACCGAG atcCTTGGCGTTTGGTTGACTTACAGATACAGAAACCAGAAAGATCCGCGGGCCAACCCCAGCGCGTTTCTTTGA